In Streptomyces dangxiongensis, one DNA window encodes the following:
- a CDS encoding type I polyketide synthase has translation MLRTELIRPLPELLVRQARRFGAKVAYSDDRRSVSYTELELRTRRLAGHLAELRLQPGDRAAICLGNRVETVESYHAITRASAIGVPVNPQSSDAELTHILDDSGARIVITDHLHVEQLRRLLPDRPHLTVVLVGDEEVPSDFLPYETFATRDPATPARDDLGLDDLAWMLYTSGTTGRPKGVLSTQRNCLWSVAACYVPVPGLGPEDRVVWPLPLFHSLSHIACVLSVVAVGASARIVDGLSAEDVLTALHEERATLLAGVPTLLHYLLDAARERGFAAPRLRVALVGGAVTTASLRQSFERVFGVPLIDAYGSTETCGSITVNWPSGERPEGSCGLPVVGLGVRLVDTETGEDVADGQEGEVWVRGPGVMAGYHNQPEATAAAFQDGWYRTGDLARRDQAGYFTITGRKKELIIRAGENIHPGEVEEVLRTVPGVADVAVVGKPHDVLGEVPVAFIVPGPQGPDTERMFAECRERLSYFKVPEELYEIESIPRTASGKIMRHRLLETHARLRATSSGLYDSLFRVDWIPSSPLSLGGLERAPGRWALAGPDPLGLAGALDEAGVRCDVHSDLAAAHAAVRPPAQGGPDVLLVDRTADAPGTADMSGSGVRRLAAALEDWLADERTEGVTLVILTRRAVAAGNGEDVQDLAHAPLWGLIRALQTEHPGRLVLADLDVDGLGEHGARPLTAAVAAGEPQLAIRSGVVLLPRLARVSMDREEQPPPPLDPDGTVLVSGAATARGSALARHLVAAHGARHLLLTFAPGHGDETVQTLRAELVAAGAQVTAVACDPGDRAGLAALLADGERPPLTAVVHAEEATGTGTAAEAAHALHDLTADHDLAAFVLCTSPLGVLGAPGAGEAAAESAALEALAQHRRAHGRPALCLAWGPWQDAATEGTGDAVPFAAGELTEQQALVMFDAAHAADEAAFVAMRLDNAALLGGPVPAPLRGLVDTTVRQAPAAATDLRDRLADLPAQEREETLLRLVRAETAEVLGRTDTDGIPADRAFKELGFTSVMAVALRDRLGAATGLRLPATSAFDHPTPAALAHRLLREVLGEPADGPARPLPAAAGTASDDPIAIVSMGCRLPGGVTSPEELWRLVAEGAEGLSPFPADRGWNLEELYDPDPDAAGTSYVEVGGFLDDAAGFDAGFFGISPREALAMDPQQRLLLETSWEVFERAGLDVTALRGTDVGVFAGVMYHDYTSRAVRPAKEIEGYLGVGGAGSVVSGRVAYTFGFEGPAVTVDTACSSSLVALHLAAQALRSGECSLALAGGVAVMSTPGSFVEFSRQRGLAADGRCKAFAAAADGTGWSEGVGLLLLERLSDARRNGHDVLAVVRGSAVNQDGASNGLTAPNGPSQQRVIRRALANAGLTPADVDAVEAHGTGTSLGDPIEAQALIAAYGQHRRTGEPLWLGSLKSNIGHAQSAAGVAGVIKMVEAMRHGVLPRTLHVDAPTPEVDWSAGTVELLTEARDWPETGRPRRAGVSSFGISGTNAHVVLEQATDEPAPAGTTPGGTRERALPEGLVPLVLSARSADALRAQAARVAALLAQDPAPSPADVALTLSGRAAFEHRAAVVADSPEEARRGLTALAEGDDTADVATDGKLAIVFAGQGAQRVGMGRELHAAFPVYARAFDEVCAALDRWLDRPLRDVVLAGPGTPDADLLDRTAYTQAGLFAVEVALFRLVESWGVRPDLVAGHSIGELVAAHVAGVWSLEDAAALVAARGALMQRLPEGGVMIAVQATEEEIAPELRDGVAIAALNGPEAVVLSGDAPAVEALAARFEARGRKTRRLRVSHAFHSPRMEPMLGAFREVAAGLTFHTPALPVVSNLTGALADPAELCAPEYWVRHVRDTVRFSDGLRTLREQGARTVLELGPGGVLTAMAQDCLPDDVDCVAALRDGRPEPKALLTAVARAHTRGARVDWPALFAGSGARRTTVPAYAFQHERYWLDASDPGAAGGLHAAGITAAGHPLLTATVDLPEADAVTFTGRLSLAAQPWLADHAVDGTVLLPGTALVEMALRAGDEIGHGTVRELVLATPLVLPDSGAVRIRVHVGPPDETGDRPVSVHSRPDGGDTVWTRHAGGVLTRTADDSGTGQDPWPPTDATAVPVTDFYPERAAAGYEYGPAFQGLRAVWTRGEEVFAEVALDDELHADAELFGLHPALFDAALHPSALGAVAEPDDGRRLLPFAWQGVRLHAAGATALRVRLTPAGPDEVALRITDATGAPVAAVDSLVLRPVAAEQLRPATEPRHDALFRTVWTALPVEARADGLDGIRVLDATGTATGTGAEAVRVLTSRVLADLQAFLADPGDDTARLLVLTRGAIAVRGGETVTDPAGAAVWGLVRSAQSENPDRLLLVDLDGHAASRDILTGVPAAAAALEEPQLAVREGEVLVPRLGRTTDDALTIPDGARTWHLDTTGPGTLENLSLVPDAEPGPPAPGQVRVAVRAAGMNFRDVLIALDMYPGRAAIGGEGAGVVLETGPGVTGLAPGDRVMGLFPGGAFGPEAVTDHRRLVRVPAGWSFAQAAAAPVAFLTALYGLRDLAGLRAGERVLVHAAAGGVGTAAVQVARHLGAEVFGTAGHGKWDALRAAGLDDTHIADSRTTGFEQRFLEATGGQGVDVVLDALAGEFVDASLRLLPRGGRFLEMGKTDVRDAAEVAERHPGVRYRAYDLAEADDDRLRQLLDELADLFERGVLGPLPVTAWDIRRAPDAFRQLSQARLVGKAVLTVPRRPDPEGTVLVTGGTGALGALVARHLVTEHGARNLLLTSRRGPDAPGAAELTAELTSLGASVRVAACDAADRDALARLLESVPDRAPLTAVVHTAGVVDDGVLSLLTPERMATVLRPKADAALNLHELTRDLDLAAWVLFSSAAGVLGNPGQANYAAANSFLDGLARIRHDQGLPAVSLAWGLWSYASDMTGALAVADLRRTERAGMLGLAADEGLALFDAALTADEPALVPTRLDLSVLRGQAASGGLHPLLRGLVRAPRRAAGAGPATGRTLAGRLAALPADEKAAFVLDVVRKEAAAVLGHTDASLILPDRAFKEAGFDSLTAVELRNRLGKAAGRRLPTTAVFDYPAPTALAQYLLKALDQETDPVTAGLDALESALDALLTQELTHSGVHSRLRSLGTRIQEAVNGTTAETAPTTDRLEDATADDVYAFIDNELGLG, from the coding sequence ATGTTGCGCACGGAGCTGATCCGGCCGCTTCCCGAACTGCTGGTCCGCCAGGCCCGTCGCTTCGGGGCCAAGGTCGCCTACAGCGATGACCGGCGCAGTGTCAGCTACACCGAGCTGGAGCTGCGCACCCGTCGGCTGGCCGGCCACCTGGCGGAGTTGCGACTGCAACCCGGCGACCGCGCGGCCATCTGTCTGGGCAACCGCGTCGAGACCGTCGAGAGTTACCACGCGATCACCCGGGCCAGCGCCATCGGCGTCCCCGTCAACCCGCAGAGCAGCGACGCGGAACTCACGCACATCCTCGACGACAGCGGCGCCCGGATCGTCATCACCGACCACCTCCACGTGGAGCAGCTACGGCGACTGCTGCCGGACCGCCCGCACCTGACGGTCGTCCTGGTCGGCGACGAGGAGGTGCCGTCGGACTTCCTGCCGTACGAGACGTTCGCGACCCGTGACCCGGCCACCCCGGCCCGCGACGACCTAGGCCTGGACGACCTGGCATGGATGCTGTACACCTCGGGCACCACCGGCAGGCCCAAGGGCGTGCTCTCCACCCAGCGCAACTGCCTGTGGTCGGTGGCCGCCTGCTATGTGCCGGTGCCCGGACTCGGCCCCGAGGACCGCGTCGTGTGGCCGCTGCCCCTCTTCCACAGCCTGTCGCACATCGCCTGCGTGCTGTCCGTCGTGGCCGTGGGCGCCAGTGCCCGCATCGTCGACGGCCTCTCGGCCGAGGACGTGCTGACCGCGCTGCACGAGGAGCGCGCCACCCTGCTCGCCGGCGTCCCCACCCTGCTGCACTACCTTCTCGACGCCGCCCGTGAACGCGGCTTCGCCGCACCCCGGCTGCGCGTGGCCCTCGTCGGCGGCGCGGTCACCACCGCCTCGCTGCGCCAGTCGTTCGAGCGCGTCTTCGGCGTCCCGCTCATCGACGCCTACGGCTCCACCGAGACCTGCGGATCCATCACCGTCAACTGGCCCTCCGGCGAGCGTCCCGAGGGCTCCTGCGGCCTGCCCGTGGTGGGCCTTGGCGTACGGCTGGTGGACACCGAGACCGGCGAGGACGTCGCCGACGGCCAGGAGGGCGAGGTGTGGGTGCGCGGCCCGGGCGTCATGGCCGGCTACCACAACCAGCCCGAGGCCACTGCCGCCGCCTTCCAGGACGGCTGGTACCGCACCGGTGACCTGGCCCGCCGCGACCAGGCCGGCTACTTCACCATCACCGGCCGCAAGAAGGAACTCATCATCCGCGCCGGCGAGAACATCCACCCGGGCGAGGTGGAGGAGGTCCTGCGGACCGTCCCCGGCGTCGCCGACGTCGCGGTCGTCGGCAAGCCGCACGACGTCCTGGGCGAGGTCCCGGTCGCGTTCATCGTCCCCGGCCCGCAAGGACCGGACACGGAACGGATGTTCGCCGAGTGCCGCGAACGGCTCTCCTACTTCAAGGTGCCCGAGGAGCTGTACGAGATCGAGTCGATCCCGCGCACCGCCTCCGGCAAGATCATGCGCCATCGGCTGCTGGAGACCCACGCCCGGCTGCGCGCCACCAGCAGCGGCCTGTACGACTCACTGTTCCGCGTCGACTGGATCCCGAGTTCCCCGCTGTCCCTGGGCGGTCTCGAGCGCGCACCGGGCCGCTGGGCGCTGGCGGGTCCCGACCCCCTCGGCCTGGCCGGCGCCCTGGACGAGGCCGGCGTACGTTGCGACGTCCACTCCGACCTGGCCGCCGCCCACGCGGCGGTCCGCCCCCCGGCACAAGGCGGCCCCGACGTCCTGCTCGTGGACCGGACCGCCGACGCACCCGGCACGGCGGACATGTCCGGGTCGGGCGTACGGCGACTGGCCGCGGCCCTGGAGGACTGGCTCGCCGACGAGCGGACCGAAGGTGTCACGCTCGTGATCCTCACCCGCCGCGCCGTGGCCGCCGGGAACGGCGAGGACGTGCAGGACCTCGCGCACGCCCCGCTGTGGGGCCTGATCCGTGCGCTGCAGACCGAGCATCCCGGCCGGCTGGTGCTCGCCGACCTCGACGTGGACGGCCTCGGCGAGCACGGCGCACGGCCGTTGACCGCCGCCGTGGCCGCGGGTGAGCCGCAGCTCGCCATCCGCTCCGGCGTCGTCCTGCTGCCGCGCCTCGCCCGCGTCTCCATGGACCGGGAGGAACAGCCGCCCCCGCCGCTCGACCCGGACGGCACCGTGCTGGTCAGCGGCGCCGCCACCGCCCGGGGCAGCGCGCTCGCCCGGCACCTCGTGGCGGCGCACGGCGCCCGCCACCTGCTGCTGACCTTCGCCCCCGGCCACGGCGACGAGACCGTGCAGACGCTGCGCGCCGAACTCGTCGCGGCCGGGGCCCAGGTCACCGCCGTCGCCTGCGACCCGGGCGATCGGGCCGGGCTCGCCGCACTGCTCGCGGACGGTGAACGGCCGCCGCTGACAGCCGTGGTGCACGCCGAAGAGGCCACCGGTACCGGCACCGCGGCCGAGGCGGCACACGCCCTGCACGACCTGACCGCAGACCACGACCTGGCCGCGTTCGTCCTGTGCACCTCGCCCCTCGGCGTCCTCGGCGCTCCCGGCGCCGGCGAGGCCGCGGCCGAGAGTGCCGCGCTCGAGGCGCTGGCACAGCACCGGCGCGCCCACGGTCGGCCCGCACTGTGTCTGGCCTGGGGCCCTTGGCAGGACGCCGCGACCGAGGGCACCGGGGACGCGGTCCCCTTCGCGGCCGGCGAACTGACCGAACAGCAGGCCCTGGTGATGTTCGACGCCGCGCACGCCGCCGACGAGGCGGCGTTCGTCGCGATGCGCCTCGACAACGCAGCCCTGCTCGGCGGCCCCGTCCCCGCCCCGCTGCGCGGCCTGGTCGACACCACGGTCCGGCAGGCCCCCGCGGCGGCCACGGACCTGCGCGACCGCCTCGCCGATCTGCCCGCGCAGGAGCGCGAGGAGACGCTGCTGCGGCTCGTGCGCGCCGAGACGGCCGAGGTCCTCGGCCGCACCGACACGGACGGCATCCCGGCCGACCGGGCTTTCAAGGAACTGGGCTTCACCTCCGTCATGGCCGTCGCCCTGCGCGACCGGCTCGGCGCGGCAACCGGACTGCGACTGCCCGCCACCAGCGCCTTCGACCACCCCACCCCCGCCGCCCTGGCGCACCGGCTGCTGCGCGAGGTCCTCGGCGAACCCGCCGACGGTCCCGCCCGGCCCCTGCCCGCGGCGGCCGGCACGGCATCAGACGACCCGATCGCCATCGTCTCGATGGGCTGCCGGCTGCCGGGCGGTGTCACGTCGCCCGAGGAACTGTGGCGCCTGGTCGCCGAGGGCGCCGAGGGCCTCTCACCTTTCCCGGCCGACCGCGGCTGGAACCTGGAGGAGCTGTACGACCCCGACCCCGACGCCGCCGGCACGTCCTACGTCGAGGTGGGAGGCTTCCTCGACGACGCCGCGGGCTTCGACGCCGGCTTCTTCGGCATCTCCCCGCGCGAGGCGCTGGCCATGGACCCGCAGCAGCGGTTGCTCCTGGAGACCTCGTGGGAGGTCTTCGAACGCGCCGGCCTGGACGTGACCGCCCTGCGCGGCACGGACGTCGGTGTCTTCGCCGGGGTCATGTACCACGACTACACCTCGCGGGCGGTGCGGCCCGCGAAGGAGATCGAGGGCTACCTCGGCGTCGGCGGCGCGGGCAGCGTCGTCTCCGGCCGGGTGGCGTACACCTTCGGCTTCGAGGGTCCCGCGGTGACGGTGGACACCGCTTGCTCCTCGTCACTGGTGGCCCTGCACCTGGCCGCCCAGGCGCTGCGCTCGGGGGAGTGCTCCCTGGCGCTGGCCGGCGGTGTCGCGGTGATGTCGACACCGGGCAGCTTCGTGGAGTTCTCCCGGCAGCGGGGTCTCGCCGCCGACGGCCGCTGCAAGGCGTTCGCCGCCGCGGCGGACGGCACCGGCTGGTCCGAGGGCGTGGGCCTGCTGCTGCTCGAACGGCTTTCGGACGCCCGCCGCAACGGCCACGACGTCCTGGCGGTCGTGCGCGGCAGCGCGGTGAACCAGGACGGCGCGTCCAACGGCCTGACCGCGCCCAACGGCCCCTCCCAGCAGCGCGTCATACGCCGGGCCCTCGCCAACGCCGGCCTGACACCCGCGGACGTCGACGCCGTCGAGGCGCACGGCACCGGCACCTCCCTCGGCGACCCGATCGAGGCACAGGCCCTGATCGCCGCCTACGGACAGCACCGCCGGACCGGCGAGCCGCTGTGGCTGGGCTCGCTGAAGTCCAACATCGGGCACGCCCAGTCGGCCGCCGGTGTGGCCGGTGTGATCAAGATGGTGGAGGCGATGCGCCACGGCGTGCTGCCGAGGACGCTGCACGTGGACGCGCCGACGCCCGAGGTCGACTGGTCCGCCGGCACGGTGGAGCTGCTGACCGAGGCCCGGGACTGGCCCGAGACCGGCCGCCCCCGCCGCGCGGGCGTGTCCTCCTTCGGCATCAGCGGCACCAACGCCCACGTCGTCCTGGAACAGGCCACCGACGAACCCGCCCCGGCCGGCACCACCCCCGGCGGCACGCGGGAGCGTGCGCTGCCCGAGGGGCTCGTCCCGCTCGTGCTCTCCGCCAGGTCGGCGGACGCACTGCGCGCCCAGGCCGCACGCGTCGCCGCCCTCCTCGCGCAAGATCCCGCCCCTTCGCCGGCCGATGTGGCCCTCACGCTCAGCGGCCGGGCCGCCTTCGAGCACCGCGCGGCCGTCGTCGCCGACTCTCCGGAGGAGGCCCGGCGCGGCCTGACGGCCCTCGCCGAGGGCGACGACACGGCCGACGTCGCCACCGACGGCAAACTCGCGATCGTCTTCGCCGGACAGGGCGCGCAGCGCGTCGGAATGGGCCGCGAACTCCACGCCGCCTTCCCGGTGTACGCCCGCGCCTTCGACGAGGTCTGCGCCGCCCTGGACCGGTGGCTCGACCGCCCGCTGCGCGACGTCGTCCTGGCCGGCCCTGGCACCCCCGACGCGGACCTGCTCGACCGGACCGCCTACACCCAGGCCGGCCTCTTCGCGGTGGAGGTGGCCCTCTTCCGCCTGGTGGAGTCCTGGGGCGTACGGCCCGACCTCGTCGCCGGGCACTCCATCGGCGAACTCGTCGCCGCCCACGTGGCCGGCGTCTGGTCCCTGGAGGACGCCGCCGCCCTCGTCGCCGCCCGCGGCGCACTGATGCAGCGGCTGCCCGAGGGCGGCGTCATGATCGCCGTCCAGGCCACCGAGGAGGAGATCGCCCCCGAACTGCGCGACGGCGTCGCGATCGCCGCGCTCAACGGACCCGAAGCCGTGGTCCTCTCCGGCGACGCCCCGGCCGTCGAGGCCCTCGCCGCCCGGTTCGAAGCCCGCGGTCGCAAGACCAGGCGACTGCGCGTCTCCCACGCCTTCCACTCGCCGCGCATGGAACCGATGCTCGGCGCCTTCCGGGAGGTCGCCGCCGGACTGACCTTCCACACCCCCGCCCTGCCCGTCGTGTCCAACCTGACCGGCGCCCTCGCCGACCCCGCGGAGCTGTGCGCCCCCGAGTACTGGGTGCGCCACGTCAGGGACACGGTCCGCTTCTCCGACGGCCTGCGCACCTTGCGCGAGCAGGGCGCCCGCACCGTGCTCGAACTCGGACCCGGCGGTGTGCTGACCGCCATGGCCCAGGACTGCCTGCCCGACGACGTCGACTGCGTGGCCGCGCTGCGCGACGGCAGGCCGGAGCCGAAGGCGCTGCTGACCGCCGTCGCCCGCGCGCACACCCGGGGCGCCCGGGTCGACTGGCCCGCGCTGTTCGCCGGCAGCGGTGCCCGTCGCACCACGGTGCCGGCCTACGCCTTCCAGCACGAGCGCTACTGGCTGGACGCCTCGGACCCCGGTGCCGCCGGCGGCCTGCACGCCGCGGGCATCACCGCCGCCGGCCACCCTCTGCTCACCGCCACGGTCGACCTGCCCGAGGCCGACGCCGTCACCTTCACCGGACGCCTATCCCTGGCGGCTCAGCCCTGGCTCGCCGACCACGCCGTCGACGGCACGGTACTGCTGCCCGGCACCGCCCTGGTGGAGATGGCCCTGCGCGCCGGCGACGAGATCGGCCACGGCACCGTCCGCGAACTCGTCCTGGCCACCCCCCTGGTCCTGCCCGACAGCGGCGCCGTACGGATCCGCGTGCACGTGGGGCCTCCCGACGAGACCGGCGACCGACCCGTCTCCGTCCACTCCCGGCCGGACGGCGGCGACACGGTGTGGACCCGCCACGCCGGCGGCGTCCTGACCAGGACGGCCGACGACTCCGGGACCGGCCAGGACCCGTGGCCGCCCACGGACGCCACCGCCGTGCCCGTGACCGACTTCTACCCGGAACGCGCTGCGGCCGGATACGAGTACGGCCCGGCCTTCCAGGGCCTGCGCGCGGTGTGGACCCGCGGCGAAGAGGTCTTCGCCGAGGTCGCCCTCGACGACGAACTCCACGCGGACGCCGAACTGTTCGGCCTCCACCCGGCCCTCTTCGACGCCGCCCTGCACCCCAGCGCCCTCGGCGCCGTCGCCGAACCGGACGACGGCCGGCGCCTGCTGCCCTTCGCGTGGCAGGGAGTACGGCTGCACGCCGCGGGCGCCACGGCTCTGCGGGTCCGGCTGACCCCCGCCGGGCCGGACGAGGTGGCCCTGCGCATCACCGACGCCACCGGCGCCCCGGTCGCCGCCGTCGACTCCCTCGTCCTGCGCCCGGTGGCCGCGGAGCAACTGCGCCCGGCCACCGAGCCGCGCCACGACGCGCTGTTCCGTACGGTGTGGACGGCGCTGCCGGTGGAGGCGCGCGCGGACGGGCTCGACGGCATCCGCGTCCTCGACGCCACCGGCACCGCGACCGGCACCGGCGCGGAGGCCGTGCGCGTGCTGACCTCACGCGTGCTGGCAGACCTGCAGGCGTTCCTCGCGGACCCCGGCGACGACACCGCGCGGCTGCTGGTGCTCACCCGCGGCGCGATCGCCGTACGCGGCGGCGAGACGGTCACCGACCCGGCGGGCGCCGCGGTCTGGGGCCTCGTGCGCTCCGCCCAGTCCGAGAACCCCGACCGCCTCCTCCTCGTCGACCTCGACGGACACGCCGCCTCCCGTGACATCCTCACCGGCGTCCCGGCCGCCGCCGCGGCCCTGGAGGAGCCGCAGCTAGCGGTACGCGAAGGCGAAGTCCTCGTGCCGCGACTCGGCCGGACCACCGACGACGCCCTGACGATCCCGGACGGCGCCCGCACCTGGCACCTGGACACCACCGGCCCCGGCACCCTGGAGAACCTGTCCCTCGTACCGGACGCCGAACCGGGACCGCCGGCACCCGGCCAGGTCAGGGTCGCCGTACGCGCCGCCGGCATGAACTTCCGGGACGTCCTCATCGCCCTGGACATGTACCCGGGCCGGGCCGCGATCGGCGGCGAGGGCGCGGGCGTCGTCCTGGAGACCGGCCCCGGCGTCACCGGCCTGGCGCCCGGCGACCGCGTCATGGGCCTCTTCCCCGGCGGGGCGTTCGGGCCGGAGGCCGTCACCGACCACCGCAGACTCGTCCGCGTCCCCGCCGGCTGGAGCTTCGCCCAGGCCGCTGCCGCACCCGTCGCCTTCCTCACCGCCCTGTACGGGCTGCGCGACCTGGCCGGCCTCCGGGCCGGCGAGAGGGTCCTCGTCCACGCCGCGGCCGGTGGTGTCGGCACCGCCGCCGTCCAGGTGGCCCGCCACCTGGGTGCGGAGGTGTTCGGCACCGCCGGCCACGGCAAATGGGACGCCCTGCGCGCGGCGGGACTCGACGACACGCACATCGCCGACTCCCGTACCACCGGCTTCGAGCAGCGCTTCCTGGAGGCCACCGGCGGCCAGGGCGTCGACGTCGTCCTCGACGCGCTGGCCGGTGAGTTCGTCGACGCGTCGCTGCGTCTGCTGCCGCGCGGCGGCCGCTTCCTGGAGATGGGCAAGACCGACGTCCGCGACGCCGCCGAGGTCGCGGAGCGCCACCCCGGTGTGCGGTACCGGGCCTACGACCTCGCGGAGGCGGACGACGACCGGCTGCGGCAACTGCTCGACGAGCTGGCCGACCTCTTCGAACGCGGCGTTCTCGGCCCGCTGCCGGTGACGGCGTGGGACATACGGCGCGCCCCTGACGCCTTCCGGCAGCTCAGTCAGGCCCGCCTCGTCGGCAAGGCCGTGCTGACCGTGCCGCGCCGCCCCGATCCCGAGGGCACCGTCCTCGTCACCGGCGGTACCGGAGCCCTCGGCGCGCTCGTCGCCCGGCACCTCGTCACCGAGCACGGTGCCCGCAACCTGCTGCTCACCAGCAGGCGCGGCCCCGACGCTCCCGGCGCGGCCGAACTCACCGCAGAACTGACCTCCCTGGGCGCATCGGTACGCGTCGCGGCCTGCGACGCCGCCGACCGTGACGCACTGGCCCGGCTCCTGGAGTCCGTACCGGACCGGGCGCCCCTGACAGCCGTGGTCCACACCGCGGGCGTCGTCGACGACGGCGTACTGTCCCTGCTCACCCCGGAGCGGATGGCCACCGTCCTGCGCCCCAAGGCCGACGCCGCCCTGAACCTGCACGAACTGACCCGGGACCTGGACCTCGCCGCCTGGGTGCTGTTCTCCTCGGCCGCCGGTGTCCTCGGCAACCCCGGACAGGCCAACTACGCGGCGGCCAACTCCTTCCTCGACGGGCTCGCCCGGATCCGTCACGACCAGGGGCTGCCCGCCGTGTCACTCGCGTGGGGCCTGTGGTCGTACGCCAGCGACATGACCGGCGCGCTCGCCGTGGCCGACCTGCGGCGCACCGAACGCGCGGGCATGCTCGGCCTTGCGGCCGACGAGGGCCTGGCCCTGTTCGACGCCGCCCTGACGGCCGACGAGCCGGCCCTCGTACCGACCCGGCTCGATCTGTCCGTGCTGCGCGGCCAGGCAGCCTCCGGCGGGCTCCACCCGCTGCTGCGCGGACTGGTCCGCGCGCCGCGCCGCGCCGCGGGAGCCGGTCCGGCCACCGGCCGCACGCTCGCCGGACGGCTCGCCGCGCTTCCGGCCGACGAGAAGGCCGCCTTCGTCCTGGACGTCGTCCGCAAGGAGGCCGCGGCCGTCCTCGGCCACACCGACGCCTCGCTGATCCTGCCCGACCGCGCTTTCAAGGAGGCCGGCTTCGACTCGCTCACGGCGGTGGAGCTGCGCAACCGCCTCGGCAAGGCCGCCGGGAGGAGGCTGCCGACGACCGCCGTGTTCGACTATCCGGCGCCCACCGCGCTCGCCCAGTACCTGCTCAAGGCCCTCGACCAGGAGACCGACCCGGTCACGGCAGGACTCGACGCCCTGGAGAGCGCGCTCGACGCGCTCCTCACCCAGGAGCTGACGCACTCCGGCGTCCACTCCCGGCTGCGGTCCCTGGGCACGCGGATCCAGGAGGCCGTGAACGGCACCACCGCGGAGACCGCCCCCACCACGGACCGGCTCGAAGACGCCACCGCCGACGACGTCTACGCCTTCATCGACAACGAGCTCGGACTCGGCTGA